Genomic DNA from Klebsiella variicola:
CGACGACCTGCTCGCCTGGGGCGTGACCCAGATCCGTGAGCATCATCTGATCGACGGCGGGGATGCCGCCAGCCAGGGCTGGGGGACGATGACCGACGCGCGCTGGCAGAAGACCCGCGACTTTATGGTCAGCGCCGGTCTGCTGGCGGCGGCCACCGACTGGAAACAGGCCTACACCACCGAATTTGTTCAGGCCATGCAGGTTAAACCCTGAGGAGCGACGCCATGTCATTAATGATTAAAAATGCCCATGCCATCCTCAGCGGTCTGCCCGGAGAGGCGGCGCGGCTGGCCGGGCCGGATATTCGCATCCGCGACGGCAAGATTGCCGCCATCGGCAGCCTGACGCCGCTGCCGGAAGAGCGACAGATCGATGCCCGCGACTGTGTGATCTATCCGGCATGGGTGAACACGCACCACCATCTTTTTCAGTCGCTGCTGAAGGGCGAGCCGCAGGGGCTGAACCAGAGCCTGACGGCCTGGCTGAGCGCCACGCCGTACCGCTTTCGCGCGGCTTTCGATGAACATACCTTTCGTCTGGCGGTGCGCATTGGCCTGGTGGAGCTTCTGCGCTCGGGCTGCGCCAGCGTGGCGGATCACAACTACCTGTACTGGCCGGATATGCCTTTCGATACCTCGGAGATTGTCTTCAGCGAAGGGGAAGCGCTGGGGATGCGTATCGTCCTGTGCCGGGGTGGGGCGACCCAGGGCCGGGCGGTGGAGCAGGATCTGCCGGTGGCGCTGCGTCCGGAAACCTTCGACGGCTATATGGCGGATATCGAACGGCTGGTCAGCCGCTATCACGACCCCCGGCCCGATTCTCTGCGCCGGGTGGTGATGGCGCCCACTACCGTCCTGCACTCCGCGCCGGGCGCCCAGCTGCGGGAGATGGCGAAGCTGGCCCGCCAGCTGGGGATCCGGTTGCACAGCCATTTATCGGAAACCGTCGATTATCTCGACGCCGCGCGGCAGAAATTCGCCATGACGCCGGTTCAGTTCTGCGCGGAACACGACTGGCTGGGAAATGACGTGTGGTTTGCCCATCTGGTGAAGCTGCTGCCGGAGGAGATTGCCCTGCTGGGCCGCACCGGAACCGGCATCGCCCACTGCCCGCAAAGCAACGGCCGGCTGGGCAGCGGCATCGCCGATCTGCTGGCGCTGGAGCAGGCCGGGGTCCCGGTCTCGCTGGGGGTGGACGGCGCTGCCTCGAATGAAGCGGCGGATATGCAAAGCGAAGCCCATGCCGCATGGCTGCTGCAACGCGCGCGCAAGGGGATGCTGGCGCAGCCGCGCTACGCCGGGGGCACCTTCGAGGGGGGAGCCGATGCGGCCACGGTGGAGGATGTGGTGCGCTGGGGCAGCGCCGGCGGCGCGCAGATCCTTGGCTTAGCGCAGACCGGCACCCTGCAGATCGGCATGCAGGCGGACCTCGCCATTTACCGGCTGGACGATCCGCGCTACTTCGGCCTGCATGATATGGCCATTGGGCCGGTGGCCTGCGGTGGGCGCGCCGCGCTGAAGGCGCTGCTGCTCAATGGCCGCCCCATCGTGGAAGACGACGCCATTCCCGGTCTCGACCTTGACGCGATGCGCCACGACGCGCTGGCGGCCGTCCGTACCCTCCAGCAGCGCGCCGCTGTTTAACTGATAACAGGATAATGACGATGAACGCAACCACTCAGAATCAACGCTACGCCTTACAGGAACTGGAAAAAGAGGCGCTGATGGGCGCCCAGGGCGAAGAGACCTTCGCCCGCGAAGTGCGCTGTATCGACCTGTCGAACTTTGCCGAAAGAAAAAATGACATTGCCGAACAACTGTGGGAGGCGGCGGTGGAGATCGGCTTCTTCCAGGTCAGCCACCACGGTATTCCGCTGGCGGATATCCGCCAGGCGTTCAGCATGACCGAGGCGTTTTTCGACCTGCCCGACGAGGTGAAGCGCCAGT
This window encodes:
- a CDS encoding amidohydrolase family protein; protein product: MSLMIKNAHAILSGLPGEAARLAGPDIRIRDGKIAAIGSLTPLPEERQIDARDCVIYPAWVNTHHHLFQSLLKGEPQGLNQSLTAWLSATPYRFRAAFDEHTFRLAVRIGLVELLRSGCASVADHNYLYWPDMPFDTSEIVFSEGEALGMRIVLCRGGATQGRAVEQDLPVALRPETFDGYMADIERLVSRYHDPRPDSLRRVVMAPTTVLHSAPGAQLREMAKLARQLGIRLHSHLSETVDYLDAARQKFAMTPVQFCAEHDWLGNDVWFAHLVKLLPEEIALLGRTGTGIAHCPQSNGRLGSGIADLLALEQAGVPVSLGVDGAASNEAADMQSEAHAAWLLQRARKGMLAQPRYAGGTFEGGADAATVEDVVRWGSAGGAQILGLAQTGTLQIGMQADLAIYRLDDPRYFGLHDMAIGPVACGGRAALKALLLNGRPIVEDDAIPGLDLDAMRHDALAAVRTLQQRAAV